Proteins found in one Coleofasciculaceae cyanobacterium genomic segment:
- a CDS encoding S1 RNA-binding domain-containing protein, translated as MSDSTSVPNSAQAFSMEDFENALQEYNYEFSRGQKIQGTVIQVTSDGAYVDIGGKSPAFVPTNEAALGFVNNLDAILPVGETREFLIIREQDSDGQVTLSIRQLALDRAWADIKEMAETGKSTQVRITGANKGGVTGEVSGLRAFIPRSHLQQRDNLESLVGQLLTATFLEVNQENRKLVLSQRDAMRAVAMDSIREGALMAGKIVNIKPYGVFVDLEGATGLLHIKEISGARVESMNTIFEVGQEIKVVIKQIDEYQNRMSLSIKALEEYPGENIEKLAQVMANADERWQKAQSSVAEATSGNKTEKEASQPESLQASSEQDPTSKPEADAESEA; from the coding sequence ATGTCTGATTCAACCTCCGTTCCTAACTCGGCTCAAGCTTTCTCGATGGAAGATTTTGAGAATGCTCTTCAAGAATATAATTATGAGTTTAGTAGAGGGCAGAAAATACAGGGAACGGTAATCCAAGTTACCTCCGATGGTGCATATGTTGATATTGGTGGTAAATCTCCTGCCTTTGTTCCCACTAATGAAGCTGCACTAGGTTTTGTGAATAACTTAGACGCAATTTTACCCGTGGGTGAAACCAGAGAGTTTTTAATTATTCGCGAACAAGACTCTGATGGACAAGTTACTCTCTCGATTCGTCAATTAGCCTTAGATCGAGCTTGGGCAGATATCAAGGAGATGGCGGAAACTGGCAAATCAACCCAAGTGCGCATCACCGGGGCAAATAAAGGTGGTGTGACGGGAGAAGTTTCTGGATTGCGAGCCTTTATACCGCGATCGCACCTACAGCAACGAGATAATTTAGAATCTTTAGTTGGGCAGCTTCTAACGGCTACTTTTTTAGAAGTAAACCAAGAAAACCGAAAGTTAGTTTTATCTCAACGAGATGCCATGCGCGCCGTGGCGATGGACAGCATCAGAGAAGGAGCTTTGATGGCGGGTAAAATTGTCAATATCAAGCCTTATGGTGTCTTTGTCGATCTCGAAGGGGCAACGGGTTTACTACATATCAAAGAAATTAGTGGCGCGCGGGTTGAATCTATGAACACTATCTTTGAAGTCGGACAAGAAATTAAAGTTGTGATCAAACAGATCGATGAATATCAAAATCGGATGTCTCTTTCAATCAAGGCTTTAGAAGAATATCCTGGCGAAAATATCGAAAAGTTAGCACAGGTAATGGCTAACGCTGATGAGAGATGGCAAAAAGCTCAAAGTTCGGTGGCAGAGGCGACTTCTGGCAACAAAACTGAAAAAGAAGCGAGCCAGCCTGAATCTCTTCAAGCATCCTCCGAGCAAGATCCTACTTCTAAACCTGAAGCTGATGCCGAAAGTGAGGCTTAA
- a CDS encoding fatty acid desaturase, which translates to MSSDSQWHIERSRIILRQYPEIKQYFGNYPPSILAIALLVALQWLIAWLVRDLPWFAIGAIALFVGQFVLHSLGVFVHEAAHNLIFKHKLGSRFALFLIICGSLSFGESLNYLWLHGKTHHLQLNDYQYDHELWDRNRVKFASNHICWRITESLLHLLPGGMIITDLIISRLVKADTRQVKPAKISPGFNILLTIISLSLYTFAWVVFSPQAALYLFWSLTLMVSNWGITFRGQSIAEHHIYQQGKTFSTYSWTNIPFFNTGYHDEHHTFPSVPWIHLPKIKQIAPEYFTNDNPYSYFQWWWYWAKSVFAPIGYNRYLPKPDSAVLKDERKLNPQQKL; encoded by the coding sequence ATGTCAAGCGATAGTCAGTGGCATATTGAACGAAGTCGCATAATACTACGCCAATATCCTGAAATCAAGCAATATTTTGGCAACTATCCACCGTCAATCTTGGCGATCGCTTTATTAGTTGCTTTACAGTGGCTAATCGCTTGGCTAGTGAGAGATTTACCTTGGTTTGCTATTGGCGCGATCGCTCTTTTTGTGGGGCAGTTTGTGCTTCATTCATTGGGGGTTTTTGTCCATGAAGCAGCTCATAATTTAATTTTTAAACATAAGCTCGGTTCAAGATTTGCGTTATTTTTAATTATCTGTGGCTCACTTTCCTTTGGTGAGTCTTTGAATTATCTGTGGCTACATGGCAAAACCCATCATCTCCAGCTCAATGATTACCAGTACGATCATGAGCTGTGGGATCGTAATCGCGTAAAATTCGCTAGCAATCATATTTGCTGGCGCATAACCGAAAGTCTGCTACATCTCTTGCCAGGAGGCATGATTATTACTGACTTAATTATTTCTCGTCTGGTGAAAGCCGATACTCGTCAAGTAAAACCTGCCAAAATTTCTCCTGGATTCAATATTTTACTAACTATAATTAGCTTGTCTCTTTATACTTTTGCTTGGGTTGTTTTTAGCCCTCAAGCTGCTCTATATCTCTTTTGGAGTTTAACCCTGATGGTAAGTAACTGGGGCATCACTTTTAGGGGACAATCGATCGCCGAACATCACATCTATCAACAAGGCAAGACTTTCTCAACCTATAGCTGGACTAACATTCCCTTTTTTAATACCGGCTATCATGATGAACATCATACTTTTCCTAGCGTTCCCTGGATACATCTGCCCAAAATCAAGCAGATTGCTCCTGAGTATTTTACCAATGACAATCCTTATTCATACTTTCAGTGGTGGTGGTACTGGGCAAAATCGGTATTTGCTCCCATAGGTTATAACCGCTATCTGCCGAAGCCTGATTCTGCTGTTCTCAAAGATGAGCGCAAATTAAATCCCCAGCAAAAACTTTAG